One segment of Fuscovulum ytuae DNA contains the following:
- the mltG gene encoding endolytic transglycosylase MltG, producing MWRSIASNALTLFIVVLVLAAGLLAWGREQFGGPGPLEQAICFRVERGDSLSAVSRALEEQGAVSDARIFRIGADYSGKADDLKFGSYLVLPGASMAQVLEAITVGGQSTCGREVNFRISVARAEVVLRQLDPATNRYVEVVAFDPATEAAPAEYVAVAEADDIRWRVTLAEGVTSWQVVDALRRAEFMSGEIAEVPPEGTLAPDSYEVTRGADRAALLALMAERQAATLAELWANRVEGLPYDTPEEALIMASIIEKETSVPEERRRVSAVFVNRLEQGMRLQTDPTVIYGVTRGEGVLGRGLRQSELRRETPWNTYVIDGLPPTPIANPGRLSIAAALDPEESDYLYFVADGTGGHAFARTLAEHNENVARWRAIERERGEAEASGVQD from the coding sequence ATGTGGCGGTCCATCGCGTCGAATGCGCTGACGCTGTTCATCGTTGTCTTGGTGCTGGCGGCGGGGCTGCTGGCCTGGGGGCGGGAGCAGTTCGGCGGGCCGGGGCCTTTGGAGCAGGCGATCTGTTTCCGGGTGGAGCGGGGGGATTCCTTGTCCGCCGTCAGCCGCGCCTTGGAAGAGCAGGGCGCGGTGAGCGATGCGCGCATCTTCCGCATCGGGGCGGATTATTCGGGCAAGGCGGATGATCTGAAATTCGGGTCCTACCTCGTGCTGCCGGGGGCAAGCATGGCGCAGGTTCTGGAGGCGATCACGGTGGGCGGGCAATCGACCTGCGGGCGCGAGGTGAATTTCCGCATCTCGGTCGCGCGGGCCGAGGTGGTGCTGCGCCAGTTGGACCCGGCGACGAACCGCTATGTGGAAGTGGTGGCCTTTGATCCGGCAACCGAGGCGGCACCTGCGGAATATGTGGCGGTGGCCGAGGCGGATGATATCCGCTGGCGGGTGACGCTGGCCGAAGGGGTGACAAGCTGGCAGGTGGTGGATGCGCTGCGGCGGGCAGAGTTCATGTCGGGCGAGATTGCCGAAGTGCCACCCGAAGGGACGCTGGCGCCCGACAGCTATGAGGTGACGCGGGGCGCGGATCGGGCGGCCTTGTTGGCCCTGATGGCCGAGCGGCAGGCGGCGACCTTGGCCGAGCTTTGGGCGAACCGGGTGGAGGGGTTGCCCTATGACACGCCGGAAGAGGCGTTGATCATGGCGTCGATCATCGAAAAGGAAACGAGCGTGCCAGAGGAACGGCGGCGCGTGTCGGCGGTCTTTGTGAACCGGCTGGAGCAGGGGATGCGGCTGCAGACGGACCCGACGGTGATTTATGGGGTGACGCGGGGCGAGGGTGTGCTGGGGCGCGGGCTGCGGCAGAGCGAGCTGCGGCGGGAGACGCCGTGGAACACCTATGTGATCGACGGCCTGCCGCCGACGCCGATTGCCAATCCGGGGCGGTTGTCCATCGCTGCGGCGCTGGACCCGGAGGAGAGCGATTACCTTTACTTCGTGGCCGATGGCACGGGCGGGCATGCCTTTGCGCGCACGCTGGCCGAGCATAACGAAAACGTCGCCCGCTGGCGCGCGATTGAGCGGGAACGGGGTGAGGCAGAGGCGTCGGGCGTGCAGGATTGA